The Actinosynnema mirum DSM 43827 genomic interval GGTCGGCCCGGCAGCCGGGTCATCTACGGCGGCAGCGCCGGGCCCGGCCTGTACTCCGCGCTCGGCGGCGACGCCGACGGGCTGTTCCTCGGCCGGTTCGCGCACGACCCCGCCGCGCTGCGCCGGGTGCTGGACGAGGTCGCCGAGGTGGAGGGGGTTCCGGCGTGAGCATCGGGCTGAGCACCTACGCGTTCTTCTGGCAGCTGTCCTCCCGCGTGGAGAAGCCGCTGACCCTGGTCGAGGTGGTCGACAAGACCGCCGAGCTGGGCGTGGGGCTGCTCCAGATCTGCGACCACCCGGCCATCGAGGACTTCGACGCCGAGCAGCTGCGCGCCCTGCGCGCCGCCGGTGACGCGGCGGGCGTGGCGTTCGAGCTGGGCACCAGGGGCCTGCGCCCCGAGCACCTGCGCCGCTACCTGGACATCGCCGACGTGCTGGGCGCGAAGGTGCTGCGCAGCATGGTCAACACCGCCGACCACCGGCCCACCCCGGACGAGGCGCTGGCCGACCTGCGCGCCATCGCGCCGGAGCTGGCCGAGCGCGGCGTCGACCTGGCGCTGGAGACCTACGAGCAGGTGTCCACCGCCGCCCTGGTCGAGCTGGTCGAGGGCGTCGACCACCCGCGCGTCGGCATCTGCCTGGACCCCGCCAACACCGTGGCCGCCCTGGAGCAGCCGAGCGCGGTGGTGGACCGGTGCGCGAAGCACGTGCTGAACGTGCACTCCAAGGACTTCGCGTTCACCCGCAGCGAGGGCTGGGTGGGCTTCCAGCTCGCGGGCGCGCTCATGGGCGCCGGGCTGCTCGACTACGACCACCTGCTCGACCGGGTCCGCCCCGACGAGCGCGGGGTCAACCAGATCGTCGAGCACTGGCTGCCCTGGCAGGGCGACGAGGACGCGACCCGCAAGACCGAACAACTGTGGACCGCGCACAGCGTGGACTACCTGAGGAGCACACGACCATGACCGAGAACCTGACCATCGCCGTCATCGGAGCGGGCGGCAAGATGGGTATGCGCGTGTCGA includes:
- a CDS encoding sugar phosphate isomerase/epimerase family protein — encoded protein: MSIGLSTYAFFWQLSSRVEKPLTLVEVVDKTAELGVGLLQICDHPAIEDFDAEQLRALRAAGDAAGVAFELGTRGLRPEHLRRYLDIADVLGAKVLRSMVNTADHRPTPDEALADLRAIAPELAERGVDLALETYEQVSTAALVELVEGVDHPRVGICLDPANTVAALEQPSAVVDRCAKHVLNVHSKDFAFTRSEGWVGFQLAGALMGAGLLDYDHLLDRVRPDERGVNQIVEHWLPWQGDEDATRKTEQLWTAHSVDYLRSTRP